One Anaerolineae bacterium DNA window includes the following coding sequences:
- a CDS encoding phosphoenolpyruvate carboxylase — translation MSTQHPDNVYSPFFAENVVINGEEEIKEAYYVFSHLGCDEQMWDYEGKEVDNFVVKKLLNQYPSFFRDKRLGKDVFITLRVPNPTVEKGEAKVLLETLDSIPRSFDAAKMFYGDDIPPIFEVILPMTTSHRCLDRIYLYYRDFVVGKQHKPFKPGDVTICEWIGEFKPETINVIPLFEDMPRLLEAHTITRDFIRDKKLKYQRVFLARSDPAMNYGLISAVLLNKIALMELERLSQEIGIPIYPIVGVGSPPFRGNLRPQTVDRVIQEYPSASTLTVQSSFKYDYAPEEVREAVRLLRERQIQPAQEVDRGRCLEIINKYVIAYQEQLQAVVPAINEVAKYVPQRRRRKLHVGLFGYARGVGGITLPRAIGFTAAMYSLGFPPEILGLDALTEDDIQFLQQVYVNFRRDLRDAVRFLNPDTPWLTPALRRQLEHLGVAGNYHEEHRSLTDHIIKSLQSHHVEQMEDCILRAAYARRFLG, via the coding sequence AAGGTAAAGAGGTTGATAACTTCGTAGTCAAGAAACTGCTGAACCAATATCCGTCCTTTTTCCGCGACAAACGCTTGGGGAAAGATGTGTTTATCACCCTGCGCGTCCCCAACCCAACGGTGGAGAAGGGGGAGGCCAAGGTATTGTTGGAGACCCTGGACAGCATTCCTCGTTCATTTGACGCGGCCAAGATGTTCTATGGGGATGATATACCCCCTATCTTTGAGGTCATTCTCCCGATGACCACTTCCCACCGCTGTCTGGACCGTATTTATCTCTACTATCGCGATTTCGTGGTCGGCAAACAGCATAAGCCGTTCAAGCCGGGGGATGTGACCATCTGCGAATGGATCGGCGAGTTCAAGCCGGAGACCATCAACGTTATCCCCCTGTTCGAGGATATGCCGCGCCTGCTGGAGGCGCATACCATCACTCGCGACTTCATCCGGGATAAGAAGCTGAAGTACCAGCGGGTGTTCCTGGCGCGTTCGGACCCGGCGATGAATTACGGGTTGATCAGCGCGGTCCTGCTGAACAAGATTGCCCTGATGGAGCTTGAACGGCTGTCGCAAGAGATCGGCATTCCCATCTACCCTATCGTCGGGGTGGGTTCGCCTCCGTTCCGCGGCAACCTGCGCCCACAGACTGTGGACCGGGTCATCCAAGAATATCCCAGCGCCTCCACGCTCACTGTGCAGTCATCCTTTAAGTACGACTATGCACCGGAGGAGGTGCGAGAAGCGGTGCGCCTTCTGCGCGAGCGGCAGATTCAGCCGGCGCAGGAGGTGGACCGCGGCCGCTGTCTGGAGATCATCAACAAATATGTCATTGCCTATCAGGAGCAGTTGCAGGCTGTGGTACCGGCCATCAATGAGGTGGCCAAATACGTCCCCCAGCGGCGCCGGCGCAAGCTTCATGTCGGATTGTTCGGCTATGCCCGCGGCGTGGGGGGCATTACTCTTCCCCGCGCCATCGGCTTCACCGCCGCCATGTATTCGCTTGGGTTCCCGCCGGAGATCCTGGGACTGGATGCGCTCACCGAGGATGATATCCAGTTCCTCCAGCAGGTCTATGTGAATTTCAGGCGGGACCTGCGCGATGCGGTGCGCTTCCTCAACCCGGACACGCCCTGGCTGACGCCGGCCCTGCGCCGGCAGTTGGAGCATCTGGGGGTGGCTGGCAACTATCATGAGGAGCACCGCTCGCTGACAGACCACATTATCAAGTCGCTCCAGTCGCATCACGTGGAGCAGATGGAGGACTGCATCCTGCGCGCGGCATACGCGCGGCGCTTTTTGGGATAA
- a CDS encoding exo-alpha-sialidase produces MQVIEHGIIFDARQAPPQRRFCSFTSLLYTADGRLLVAFRAGSSKDSADENILICESTDGGHSWELVWEGFPLEYAGVSGAWRAGALFELEPGRLLGYFTWFERTDPTLPLSNPETQGILPSRLLLAESSDYGRSWHAWRELDVHPFEGVSATGAPLRLSDGVLGFPYEAWKSYYDARPGAHHALLRRSPDAGRTFEPPVIVAHDPAARVFYWDQRLGIAPDTGRLIALFWTHDRQLGQDRNVHVAWGSPDGRRWTSPPADTGFAGQIAYPLCLGGERVLAVYVHRHDPPSIRAVLSRDFGRTWELAEECVVYESTAGRESGVGGQREFGDYWADMNRWTFGHPEACLLPDGQVLAAFYAGDTTAMSMHWARLAL; encoded by the coding sequence ATGCAGGTTATCGAGCACGGCATCATTTTCGACGCCCGGCAGGCCCCGCCACAGCGGCGCTTCTGCTCTTTCACGAGCCTGCTGTACACCGCGGACGGACGCCTGCTGGTGGCATTTCGGGCCGGCAGTTCCAAGGATTCCGCCGATGAGAACATCCTGATTTGCGAAAGCACCGACGGGGGCCACAGTTGGGAGCTGGTGTGGGAGGGCTTCCCGCTGGAATACGCCGGCGTGAGCGGCGCCTGGCGCGCTGGGGCGCTTTTCGAGCTGGAGCCGGGCCGGCTGTTGGGCTATTTCACCTGGTTCGAACGCACTGACCCGACCCTGCCCCTCTCCAACCCCGAGACCCAGGGCATCCTCCCCAGCCGGCTCTTGCTGGCCGAATCGAGCGATTACGGGCGGAGCTGGCACGCCTGGCGGGAGCTGGACGTGCACCCCTTTGAGGGCGTCTCTGCCACCGGCGCGCCCCTGCGCCTGTCGGACGGTGTGCTCGGTTTTCCGTATGAAGCCTGGAAGAGCTACTATGACGCGCGTCCGGGTGCGCATCATGCCCTGCTGCGCCGCTCGCCGGACGCCGGCCGCACCTTTGAGCCCCCGGTCATCGTGGCCCATGACCCGGCGGCGCGCGTCTTTTACTGGGACCAGCGGCTGGGGATCGCGCCGGATACGGGCCGGCTCATCGCGCTGTTCTGGACCCACGATCGCCAGCTCGGCCAAGACCGCAATGTCCACGTGGCCTGGGGCTCGCCCGATGGACGGCGCTGGACATCGCCGCCGGCCGACACCGGCTTCGCCGGCCAGATCGCCTATCCCCTCTGCCTGGGCGGGGAAAGGGTCCTGGCTGTTTACGTGCACCGCCACGACCCTCCTTCCATCCGCGCCGTCTTGAGCCGAGATTTCGGCCGCACATGGGAGCTGGCGGAAGAGTGTGTGGTCTATGAGAGCACCGCCGGCCGCGAATCCGGCGTCGGCGGTCAGCGCGAGTTCGGCGATTACTGGGCGGACATGAACCGCTGGACCTTCGGGCATCCGGAGGCCTGCCTTCTGCCAGACGGCCAGGTGCTGGCGGCGTTTTACGCCGGCGACACAACCGCCATGAGCATGC
- a CDS encoding aminotransferase class III-fold pyridoxal phosphate-dependent enzyme, with product MGYTRPFGVQRSYELFARAQSLMPGGTQLISRRPDRYAYGVTPALAERAKGCRFWDVDGNEYIDLQMAVGACVLGYADDVVDAAVIEQIRRGPAPSVSTTVELELAEELTNTIPCAEMVRFCKGGGEANAIAIRIARAYTGRDKIAFCGYHGWHDWYLAANLESTAVLNDYLLPGIEPAGVPRGLAGTAIPFAWENLASLEQVLETHKGEIAAVILEPARSFDPKPGYLEGVRELATRYGAVLIFDEVVTGFRLHIAGAQGKYGVVPDIATYAKAISNGYPFGAVAGRREIMSIAADLFISSTYWSDPITAAAALATIREYKRRDVQTYIDRMGKRYMQAFNALAEQAEVPARFAGMGCSFVLQWDFEDPDPLLRKQATTLFIQECNKRGIFAAGGMHMCWAHTEAELEELKPRWEEVLGVLRDAIRAGDIAGRLEAEVSKEAFRRLVR from the coding sequence ATGGGATACACCAGACCCTTCGGCGTCCAGCGCTCCTATGAGCTGTTTGCCCGCGCCCAGTCCCTGATGCCGGGGGGAACGCAACTGATCTCCCGCCGGCCCGACCGCTACGCCTACGGCGTGACCCCCGCACTGGCCGAACGCGCCAAGGGTTGCCGCTTCTGGGATGTGGATGGCAATGAGTATATTGACCTCCAGATGGCAGTGGGCGCGTGTGTGCTCGGTTATGCGGATGATGTGGTGGATGCCGCGGTCATCGAGCAGATACGACGCGGGCCGGCGCCCAGCGTCAGCACCACGGTGGAGCTGGAGCTGGCGGAGGAGCTGACGAACACAATCCCCTGCGCCGAAATGGTGCGCTTCTGCAAAGGCGGCGGCGAGGCCAATGCCATTGCCATCCGCATCGCCCGCGCCTATACCGGCCGAGATAAGATCGCCTTCTGCGGCTACCACGGCTGGCACGACTGGTACCTGGCCGCCAACCTGGAGTCCACCGCTGTGCTGAACGATTACCTCCTGCCTGGTATCGAGCCGGCCGGCGTGCCCCGCGGATTGGCCGGCACCGCCATCCCTTTCGCCTGGGAAAACCTTGCATCACTGGAGCAGGTGCTCGAGACCCATAAGGGCGAGATCGCGGCCGTTATCCTGGAGCCGGCCCGCTCCTTCGACCCCAAGCCGGGGTACCTGGAGGGTGTGCGGGAGCTGGCCACGCGTTACGGCGCGGTGCTCATCTTCGATGAGGTGGTGACCGGCTTCCGCCTGCACATCGCCGGCGCGCAGGGCAAATACGGCGTGGTGCCCGACATCGCCACGTATGCCAAGGCCATTTCCAACGGCTATCCCTTTGGCGCGGTGGCCGGCAGACGGGAGATCATGTCCATCGCCGCCGACCTGTTCATCAGCAGTACGTACTGGTCCGACCCCATCACTGCCGCCGCGGCGCTGGCCACCATCCGCGAGTATAAGCGCCGCGATGTCCAGACCTACATTGATCGGATGGGCAAGCGCTATATGCAGGCGTTCAACGCCCTGGCGGAGCAGGCGGAAGTGCCGGCCCGCTTCGCCGGCATGGGATGCAGTTTTGTCCTGCAGTGGGATTTCGAGGACCCCGATCCCTTGCTCCGCAAGCAGGCCACCACCCTTTTCATCCAGGAGTGCAATAAGCGCGGCATCTTCGCCGCCGGCGGCATGCATATGTGTTGGGCACATACTGAGGCCGAGCTGGAAGAGCTGAAACCTCGCTGGGAAGAGGTGCTGGGAGTCTTGCGCGACGCCATTCGCGCGGGGGACATCGCCGGCCGGCTGGAAGCGGAAGTGAGCAAGGAAGCGTTCCGCCGGCTCGTGCGCTAA